The window CAAAATAAAACAAACTGATGAAGGAATGTTCAATTTTTTGGCGAATAAAAAATAATGCTGTTTGCTCGTTTGATTTTGTTAAGAGGAGGGGAGACAAGCCAAAAAAAGCCGAATCTTTTGTTTGGGATATAAAGAGAGGAGATGCCATTGTGCGCAAGAAAAATTTCCTATTTGCGTTTATGATCCTGTTATTAGCCTTCTCAGTGGTTGGCTGTGGCGGCGGCGATAAGGAAGGAGCCGCAGACAATGCCAAACCAAAGGTCTTTGTGTTTGGTCAGGGAGCGGACCCCCGGGGATTAGATCCTGCTTTTGTGGATGACGGCGAATCGGCCATCCCTATTGTGAATATTTATGATACGCTTGTTCGTTACAAAGAAGGCAGTACGGAGATTGAGCCGGCGCTGGCCACCGAATGGTCCTCTTCCCCGGACGGCAAAGAGTGGACCTTCAAACTGCGCCAGGGCGTTAAATTCCACGACGGAACACCCTTTAACGCTGATGCTGTAGTGTTCAGCGTATCCCGGCAGTTGCCTCCCAATCGCACGGATGCTATGCCTTATGCCTCCTTCACCTTTGGCCCGGTGCAAAAGGTAGAGAAGGTTGACGACTATACCGTAAAATTCATTCTCAACGAGCCCTACGCTCCGTTCCTGGCCAATCTGGCCATGGCGCTGGCCGCGCCCATTGTCAGCCCTGCGGCTGTGGAAAAATACGGTGATGATTTTATTGAACATCCCGTAGGCACCGGCCCCTTCAAATTTATTGAATGGAAAAAGGGCCAGCAAATTGTTTTGGAAGCCAACAAAGAATACTGGGACGGCGCGCCCAAACTAGATAAACTGGTCTTCCGCATCATTAAAGAAAACTCCGTCCGGGCGGCCGAGTTGAAGACCGGATCCATCCAAGGGATGAACGGTGTGGACCCCAATGATGTGAAGATGCTGGAAGAAGCCGGCCTGAAGGTAATTAAAAACCCCGGCATGAACATTAACTATCTGGCTTTCTTCTGTAATAACAAACCTTTTAATGATCCCAAGCTGCGCCAGGCGGTAAGTCACGCCATTAACCGTGAAAACCTGATCAATTTCCTGTACCAGGGCCTGGCTGAACTGCCCAACGGGGTTCTGCCGAGCTTCATGCCCGGCTATGACAAAAGCCTGGCTCCTTATGAATACAACCCGGAAAAGGCCAAACAATTGCTGGCCGAAGCCGGATACCCCAACGGCTTAAAAGTTACTTTGCTAACTTATTCCGTTGTTCGCCCCTACAATCCGGTGGGCGGGGATAAACTGGCCGCCGCCATTCAGGCGGACCTGCGCAAGGTAGGCATTGAGGTTGAGATTAAGACCTATCCCTGGAAGGAATTTAAAGAAATCTATACTCCGGAAATTGTTAAAGACGGGGACTTCATGCTTTATGGCTGGATCGGCGATAACGGCGATCCGGATAACTTCCTGTCCCTGCTGGAAACCAAAGAAATTAAGACCACTTTGAATACCGCCAAATACTCCAATGCCAAAGTGGACGAACTGCTGGTAAAGGGCCGCACTGCCCTGACCATGGAAGAGCGGAATGCTGCCTACAGCGAGCTGCAAAAGATTGTTCAAGAGGAAGCGCCCTGGGTCTTCCTGGGTCACAGCAAGGATATGGCGGCCATCGGCAAGAATGTTGAAGGCTTTGACCTGCACCCGGTGGGAGTTATCTTCTTCCATAATGCAGATCTGAAGTAATCCTTAACAAGTTCTACTTTGTTTTAAAACACGAATATGGCCCTGGGCCATATTCGTGTTCTTCATGTATTGATCGAAGTTTTCTGCTGGAAATTTTTTAAAGAGGGATAACCATGTTAAATTACATTATAAAAAGAATCCTGCTGTTGTTTCCGGTACTCTTTGGAATAAGCCTTTTCGTGTTTCTGGTGCTGCGCCTTTTCACTGCGGACCCGGCGGCCATGATGCTGGGCCAGCATGCCACCGCCGAGCAGGTGGCCTCCCTGCGGGAGGAACTGGGCTTCAACAAGCCTCTGTACGTTCAGTTTGGAGTATTTTTAAGCCAGATTGTTCAGGGGGACTTTGGCCGTTCCCTAATGACCCGGGCGCCGGTTACCGATGAGCTGCTGACCCGCTTTCCGGCCACCATTGAGCTGGCCGTGGCCGCCATGCTGATTGCCATTGTGGTGGGGGTTACCATCGGTGTCATTTCCGCGGTAAAACAATATTCATTTTTTGATTATTTTAGTATGGTGGGTGCCTTGCTGGGTGTTTCCATGCCCATCTTCTGGCTGGGCTTGATGCTGATCATCCTGTTTTCCGTCACCCTGGGCTGGCTGCCGGTGTCCGGCCGTATCGCGGTGGGTATGGAACCGGCCACCATCACTCACTTTTATCTGCTGGACAGCCTGTTAACCGGCAATTGGTATGCCTTTAAATCGGCCCTCAGTCATTTAATCCTGCCGGCCGTGGCGCTGGCTTCCTATTCCATGGCCATTATCGCCCGGATGACCCGGTCCGCCATGCTGGAAGTGATCCGCCAGGATTACATCCGCACCGCCCGCTCCAAAGGGCTGGTGGAGACCGTGGTGGTTTTTAAACACGCTCTGCGCAATGCTCTGGTTCCGGTGGTAACGGTGATCGGGCTGCAGATGGGATCTCTGCTGGGCGGCGCGGTGTTGACGGAAACGGTATTTTCCTGGCCGGGCATTGGCAGCTTTGTGGTAAATGCTATTTTAGCCGGTGATTTTCCGGTGGTTCAGGGAGGCGTCATCATGGTGGCCACGGTTTTTGTGGTGGTGAACCTGATTGTGGATGTACTTTATGCCTACCTGGATCCCCGCATTAAATATTCTTAGACCGGAAGGAGGAAGTTGCCATGTCTCAAGCAAATGCAGTCTTAACAACCGATGATCCAATGGAGCAGGCCTACTCTCCCCTGACGGATTTCTGGCGCCGGCTGCGCAAAAATAAACTGGCCATGGTGAGCCTGGTATTTCTGGTGGCTTTAACCCTGGTGGCGGTTTTCGCCCCCCTGGTGGCACCCTATGACCCTTACTTAAGCGATTTACCCACTGCCCTGGAGGGACCCAGCGCCAGTCACCTGCTGGGGAACGACGAATTGGGCCGGGATATCTTCAGCCGCATTATCTTCGGCGCCCGGGTTTCCCTGAAGGTGGGCCTCATTGCCGTGGGCATTGCCCTGTCGGTGGGCCTGGTGCTTGGTTCCTTGGCCGGGTACTACGGAGGGCGACTGGATAATGTCATCATGCGCTTTATGGACATTATGCTGGCCTTTCCCTCCCTGCTGCTGGCCATTGCCCTGCTGGCCATTTTAGGCCGGGGTGTGGAGAACGCCATTATTGCCATCGGGATTGTGTCCATTCCCGAATATGCCCGGATTGTCCGGGGGTCCGTACTATCCATAAAAGAAAATGAGTATGTACAGGCGGCCCGGGCCATTGGAAACCGGGATTTACAAATCATTTTCAAACACATTCTGCCCAACGTCATTGCCCCCATCATTGTCCGGGCCACCCTGGGCATCTCCACCGCCATTCTGGAAACCTCCGCCCTGGGTTTTCTGGGGCTGGGTGTGGCGCCGCCCATTGCCGAGTGGGGCACCATGCTGGGAAGCGGACGTGGTTATATGAATAATGCACCGCATCTGGTGTTTTTCCCCGGTATTGCAATTACCCTGACGGTTATGGCCTTTAACCTGCTGGGTGACGGACTGCGGGATGCACTGGATCCCCGGTTGAAACGCTAGGAGGTGGGAAGATGACAGAAACATTGCTGCAAGTGAAAGACCTGAAAACCCACTTTTTCCTGGAGGACGGGGTGGTGCCGGCGGTGGACGGAGTCTCCTTTCATTTAAACCGGGGAGAGACCCTGGCGGTGGTGGGGGAATCCGGAAGCGGCAAAAGCATTACGGCTACTTCCATCATGCGTTTGATTCCCAGTCCGCCGGGACGGATCGTAGAGGGCGAAATTTTATTTAACGGCAATGACTTGCTGAAAATGACCGAGAAGGAAATGAGAGGAATCCGGGGCAACCGCATCTCTATGATTTTTCAGGAACCCATGACCTCCTTGAACCCGGTTTTTCGGGTGGGGCAGCAGATTTCCGAATCTCTTATCCTGCATCAGGGTTTAAACAAAAAAGAGGCTTTGGAGAAGAGTGTTGAAATGCTGCGGCTTACCGGAATTCCCTCGCCGGAGAAAAGGGTGCATGATTTTCCCCACCAGATGAGCGGAGGCATGCGCCAGCGGGTAATGATCGCTATGGCTCTCTGCTGTCGTCCGGAGCTGTTGATTGCCGATGAGCCCACCACCGCTCTGGATGTGACCATTCAGGCCCAAATCCTGGAACTGATGCTGGAGCTGAAGGAACAACTGGGCATGGCCATCATGATGATTACCCACGACCTGGCGGTGGTGGCCGAGATGGCCGATCGGGCCGTGGTGATGTACTGCGGCAAACTGGTGGAGGAATCCCCGGTCTTGAATTTGTTTGATAAGCCGCTGCATCCTTATACCCGGGGATTGTTAAAATCCATTCCCGGTGTTGAGGATCAGAAGGAGAAACTTTATATGATCGAGGGCATGGTACCGCCCCTGACCCATCTGCCCGCCGGCTGCGCCTTTGCTCCCCGCTGTCCGGAGGCCCAACCCCGCTGCCATCAAGAACGGCCAACCCTCCGGGAAATATCGCCCGGCCGCAGGGTCAGTTGTTGGCTGTATGAAGGGGGGGCTGAATAATGTCGGTACTGGTCCATGTAAACAACCTGACCAAATATTTTCCTGTGCACCGGGGCATGTTTGGTAAAGAGGTGGGGCAGGTAAAGGCGGTAGACGGCCTGACCTTTGACATTCGGGAGGGGGAAACCCTCGGCCTGGTGGGAGAGAGCGGCTGCGGCAAGTCCACCACCGGCCGCCTGATTTTGCGCCTGCTGGAGCCTACGGCCGGCAGTGTGACATTTGCCGGGCAGAATGTTTTTGAGGCCGGCTCCAAAGAGATGCGAAACCTGCGCAGAGATATGCAGATTATCTTTCAGGACCCTTACGCCTCCCTGAATCCCCGCATGTCGGTGGGAGATATTATTGCCGAGCCCATCCGGCTGCATAAGCTGGCTGCGGGGCCCGAGGTGCAAAAAAAGGTGGAACATCTGTTATCCTGTGTGGGTTTGGCTGCTTACCAGGCCCGCCGCTACCCCCACGAGTTCAGCGGCGGTCAGCGTCAAAGGGTGGGGATTGCCAGAGCCCTGGCGCTAAACCCCAGGCTGATCATCTGTGACGAACCGGTTTCAGCCCTGGATGTATCCATCCAGTCCCAGGTATTAAACCTGTTGAAGGATCTGCAGCAGGAGTTCGGCCTGACTTACTTGTTTATTGCCCATGGTTTAAACGTGGTAAAACACGTCAGCGACCGTGTTGGAGTGATGTACCTGGGTAAGATGGTGGAACTGGCCGGAGACGAAGAATTATACCAAAATCCGCTGCATCCTTATACCCAGGCGCTGCTTTCAGCCATTCCGGTAGCCAATCCCAGGGTTAAAAAGGAACGGATCATTCTGGCCGGGGATGTGCCCAGTCCGGTTAACCCGCCTCAAGGCTGCCGTTTTCATACCCGCTGTTTTAACTGCCAGGATGTCTGCCGGCATCACGAGCCGGTATTTAAAAGAATTAAACCCGGTCACTGGGTGGCCTGCCATCTGGTCCGGGAAGAAATATAAAAGTGAAGACCCCTCGCTAAGATTGATTGCGAGGGGTCTTAAAAATCAGGGGCGATCAATTTATTGCGACCGCCGGTCTTAGCCATGTATAAGGCGGTATCCGCCAGTTTCAACAGGTGATCGCTATCCCGGGAATGGGTAGGAAAATGGGCAATGCCCAGGGAGGCGGTAACTTGGCGCAGGGGGAAGGTTCGGCTCTCAATGGCCCGGCGGATTTTTTCACCCAGGGCGATGCCTTCCTGCAGACTAGTATGGGGAAGGATAAAGGCGAACTCCTCTCCGCCGTACCGAGCTACAATGTCTTTGGGACGAATATTTTCGGTAAAGGTTTTGGCCATAATTTTTAAGACTTCATCGCCGGCGGGATGTCCGTAAGTATCGTTATAACCTTTAAAATCATCTACATCCAGCATCATCAGGCACATTTCCCCGGCGGTTTTACAACAGGTGTTTAATTCCAAATGAAGGCGTTCCACGAAATAACGGTGATTATAGAGACCGGTTAAGGCATCGGTAATGGACAGGTTCTTCAGCTTTTTATTGAGCAGGGCGTTTTCCAGAGCCAGACTGACCTGGATGGTAAATAATTCTAAAATCATGGTATTTTCTTCATTATACCGGGGCGGTTCAAAATGATGAGCGCATAGAATGGCCAGAGGATTACCGTCCCTGCCGTTCAGATGATAGATTTGTAAATTGCGGATCGGACAATGCTCCTGACAACCGGAACAATAGTCAGAATGGGGAAAAGATAATTCATTAAGGGCGAGCTTGCTTTGCTGGGAAAAGATTTCCCTGGAGGACGGACAAGTGCAAAAGGAATTATTCTCCAGGCAACGTTTCACAATATCCAGGAACTTGCCGTTTTCATCCAAAAGAATAAAATGGCAGCCTGGAACCTCGGCGATCTGCATGAAGCCGTTTAAAATTAAATTATACATGGTATGAAGATTGTTTTCCCCTGCCACTTGAGCTACGATCCAGTGTAGCTGTGTCAACTTCTCATTCATCTGGACCAACGCTTTTACCTTGTTCACCACTTCATTCGTCAGGTTCATTTTCTGCCCCCAAGCTTTTCTTGTGAAAGGAATTGCCTTTTGACCAAAAGTATAAAGAATAATTCTACTTCTATGAGGACTATTCCTTGTATAATAAGTTAAATCTTTGTAAGGCTGGTGGCGAATATTTTGAGAAATAATGTTGAATAAAGTTAAAAATTGTTCTTGGAAACAGGAGGGTTTGATGGTAAAATATTCAAATCTATAAGTTTGGAGGATTTTATGACCATCCATACCGTATTGTTTGACCTGGACGGCACTTTAATTGATTCACTGCCGCTTATTCAAAAGACCTATCAAAAAGTTTTTGATCTGATGCAAATCCCCTGGGGCAATGCCGAGGTGATGACATTAATCGGTCTTCCCCTCAAGGAGATTGCCGTTCAATTTGCCGGAGAGGACCGTTGGGAGGATTTTTTAAAACGCTACCAGTATCATTATGCTCTTGAGCATGATGAAATGACCCGTATGTATCCCGGTACCCTGGAAATGCTGGAGGTCTTAAAAGATAAAGGCTGTTCCATGGGAATTGTAACGTCCAAAAGCCGTGCCGGAGCCCTGCGCAGTACCAGCTATCTAGGGTTGGACCGGTATATGGAAGTTATCATTACCGCAGAAGACGTCACCCGGCATAAGCCCCAGCCAGACCCGGTTTTAAAGGCCCTTGAAGAGATGAAGGCCCAAGCCCAAACCACCGCTTATGTAGGGGACAGCCCCTTTGACATTCTGGCCGCAAAGCAGGCTGAAGTGGTTTCCATTGGGGTTACCTGGGGCATGGCCGAGGGGAAACAACTGGCCCGGCATGAACCCGACCATCTTTTAGAAGGCTGGGAGGATTTATTTGGCCTGATTTAAGCTCCGGCTTCTCACCGATGCCTATGGAACCTCATACCCTGTAGCAAGCAGAGAAAAAGAGGGTGTGGGGTTTGATTATTTTTATCCACGGCATGGGGCATAACCCCAGCCGAGAATACTGGAGCGGGTGGGCTAAAAACCTCCGGCCTCATTTAATAGAGCAGGGAGTGCAAGCCAGAGATCTTTGTTTTGACGGAATTTATTATTATGATCTGGTTCCCCAACCCGGAGACGGTTGGAAAAAGTTGATTTCTCTGTTTTCCCGGGATTTTTTTGAGGAAATGAAAGAGGATGTTTGGCAAAATATGACCCGGGAGGAGTTATTGCGATTAACGAAACGGGGCCCCCTGGATGCCCTGATTGATCTGGTGGTGGATCATTTTGGCGATATTTTCTGCTACCTGCTGGACGATAAAACCTATGTTGCGGTGAACCAAAGGGTTTACCAGACCCTGGAGCAGACCGGAAGGCCGGTAACCCTGGTAGCCTACAGTCTGGGTTCCATGGTGGCCTTTTGCGCCCTGCAGCGAAACAAGCAAATTCACCCTCGGATTAAACATTTCATTACCGTTGGCAGCCCGGTTTTCTGGTTCCGCCGTTGGATACGCAGGCGAGCCGATCTGGGCCAAAAACCGCTTCCCGCCCCCTGGACCAATTTGGCCGGTCGGCTGGACATTGCCTGCCCCCACTTGTTGAGCCTGAACTGCCGGCCGGACGCTCAGGTGGAGTGCCTGTTGGATCAATACAATCCAATTAAGGGCCACCTGGCTTATATTCACCACCCCCAGGGATTAAAAACACTGGCCCGTGCCGTGGCCGGGAAAAAAGAATAGAGGATTGTAATCTCCTTTATAAGGTGGCAGAATAAATAAAAAACCTTTTATTCCAGGGGGAAATATGCATACATTAGTGGTTACGGCCGCCGTTATTTTTAAAGGGGATCAAGTGCTGATCGCCCAGCGCAAAAAGAATGCCGATCACGGGTTGAAATGGGAGTTTCCCGGCGGAAAACTCGGTTACGGCGAGGAACCCAGGGAGGGGCTGCGCCGGGAAATCCGAGAAGAACTGGGCATGGAGATTGAGGTGGGCGACATCTTTGAAGTGGTTTCCCATCTTTATGGTGAGCGTCATATTTTGCTGCTGTGTTATTCCTGCCGCTGGCTGGGGCAAGCTCCGGAAACCAGGGACTGTAAGGATTTCCGCTGGTTAACCCCGGAAGAAATGACCGGTTACAATTTTACCGAGGCAGACCTGCCGGTGGTTCAAAAATTACAAAGGCGAACAAATTGGGCACGATAAATTTTTAACCAAGGCCTTTATGATATAATACTTGTATCCAGAGCATAGGAATATAAAAATCGTCTGTACCCGGGTCAGCACTGCGGGTATTGTTTTGGGGATTTTTCTTTAGGCCAAAGGGGAGATTGATTTGCACAAACAGGTGGTTTTCCCGGAATTTCTGGGAGAATCGGAACTGGCTGTGGTGGTTGTTATTCCATCCCTCAAGGAGGACATGAGCCACTTATTTAAGCGTTTTCATGCCGGAGAAGAGATTGATTATTGGTTTTCCTGGGACCTGGTGGTTACCGACAGTGCCGAATATCTGGTCCTGTTAGAAATGAACTGGGATCAGGAAGAAAGTCTGGTGGTGGCCTTTAACCGGGAAATGTGGGAGTTTCTCAATGTAATGGCCGAAAAACAAAGCATGGTTTTGATGGCGGACTGGCAAATCGTTGATGAGGGGGCGCCGGACCTTTTACGGGAAGAAGAGTTTAAGCCCTACGCACTGCTGATTCGCAATGTACATACAGGTTTAGATAAACTTTACAATCATGTCAAAGAACTGGTTGGAGTAAACGAAGGCATTGAAGAGCTGATCCAATTACAGCTCATTTTAGAGGGGACCCAGTTTCCTAAACCCACAACGCTGCACTAAAGGAGGGCGTATTGAAACAACGGACCAATAGAACACGGATTGGACAGATTTTAGAGATTTAAAAAATCGGTAAAAATGGTGTTCTAGATTTTTAAAAAGGGTTGCTGCAAAATGAACACAGTATGGTTCTTTTTGCAGCAACCCTTTTTTGCCATTTATCCTGTTTCACTGGATGGTTTACTTTGTTCAAAGCAGTGAAGATGCCCGCACACTAATTTATTATCCTTATAGGCGTAAAAAGTCCGTTGTCCGGGTTCCACCGCCTCACCGCAGATAGAGCAGTGAATTTCTTCGGGGCAGGGGACAATCACTCCGGTCAGTTTGTTGCCCTTCCACTGAACTTCCAGTTGGTCCAACTGAGTTTTCAACGGTTTGGTGGGACTGCATTCCGGATGAAAAAAGGCCCTGATTTTCCGCCCGTCCTTGCGGAACTTTAATTCCACCACCGGGCTGAAGGGTGGGATTTTTTTATTGCAATGCTGGCAGGTTCGGCTGGTACGCAGGTTGCTTTTCAGTACATATCTGGGAACTGCGGGTTTTTTACGAACCTCCCGGTCTTTCCAATACTTTTGTTTCCTTTCAGGGTCCGAGGAAACCCATTTTTCAAGTTCCGTATAATAACTGCGGTAATCCCGTTCCTGCAGCCCCATGCCCGGAAAGCCCGCCTCCGCCGCCATTCGGTGAAACTCGCCTTCTGCCGCTTCGTGAGCCAGACCATCCATCTTGTGCGTTTCCCAGGTGTAGTTGTGATCTGTCAGCCATTTGTGATAGGTATGAAAAATATTTCCCGAGCACACCAGATACTGATCATGAATGGTGGCCTGGGCCTGGTCCATAAGCTTTATCATCAATTGGCAGACCAATTCTTCCCAACCCATCTTATGATTCCAGGTGACGGGTACCGTGGCCGAGTATACTTCACCGGTTTCCTCGCATACCAGAACTAAAATTTCTCCAAAGGCCCGGCAGCCGCCACCGGCGTCCTCCACATACCAGGTTTTCAATCTAATCCCCCCAAATAAAAACAGGTCCCTGTTGGCTTTAGAGACCGCCATACCATACCCATTTCTATAATATATGCTTTGGCCCAACCTTACAACACGTAATAAAATAACGTGCCTGGCGATATTTCCCTTTAAATTGCGGAACTGCTTATAAGCAGGTGATTTTTCCTTCCCGGTAGACGGGAACTACGTCATAAAGATTAAGCTGGGCACAAAAGTTTAAATCAATGGAAAGGCCCATCTGGGCTAATTTTTGGCCGTGCAGTGCATCGTATAAAGCTCTTAAAGGCTTATGGCGGTAGGCTTCTGCCAGGCGCAGGGCGGCTACGGCGGCATCCTCCAGCAGCAGGCCGTTCTCGGGTAGCACCGGAACTTCCTCGGCATAGATGGGAACCGGATCAGCCTGCGGGCTGCAGGATTCCTCCGGGGCGGCATTATGCCGGCTATACCAGAGCTGAACCAGTTCGGCCACCACCAGACCGGCGGCAAAGGTGTCCTCCAAAGAAAATTTTCCCCGGGTTCCGGCACAGGCCAGAAGGATATCCTGCTCTGCTGCAAATAATTTATGGGCCACGGCGGAATAGTTCAACAGGCTGCCGATCAAAACCACGCCGTCTTCCCCGGCTGCCCGGCGGATGGCTTTGGTACCGTTGGTGGTGGTTAAAATAACGGTTTTATGGGCCACCACTTCCGGAGTATATTCCAGGGGAGAGTTGCCCAGATGAAATCCCGGTAACTTTACGGCACTTCTCTCCCCGCCCAGGATACAGGTGTCTTCCGGCAGCCTGCTGGCGATTGCCAGTGCCTCATCCACTTCAACCACCGGAATGACTTCTTGGCAGCCATTGGCCAAAGCTGTCGAAATTGTGCTGCTGGCTCTTAAGATATCGAACATGACAACCGATTTATTAACTATGTGTTCTCTGACAATATCATCGGCTGTGTGGATTACAGAAACTCTCATGGCATCAAAACCTTTCCGTGTTAGCGGTACCCGTGACATTATTATAGTATACTCCCAGGAGGTGTCAATTTTCTTGCCTTTTTAAAAGGGATGATTTTTTAAAGATAAAGCTCCGTGTAGCCAAACCATCGGAGTGCCGAGGTTTATACAGTTTGTTTCTCTTTTGTCGTGGCTGGGCGAATTCTTGAGAAAAATGGTAAATAATAAGTTATATTTTGGTAAAATGAAACCTGGACAGCAGGAATTCATACATAATAAGTCGTAGTTTTAGTTAATTAGGTAAGAGAAATAAATTTATCTAAGGAAGTGACTTTGTTGGAAATAATGACTCCTTTTGGGATTATATTTGCCGTAATTTGCCTGGTCGGAGGATTTCTTTTGGAGGGTGGACATGTCAGCGCCCTTCTAGCCCCTGCGGCTTTTATCATCGTTGTCGGCGGCACCATTGGAGCGACGGTGGTGTCCTTTTCCACCAGTGAAGTTTTATCCATACCCGGACTCATTAAAACGGCCGTTACCAAGAAACTTCCGGATTTTTCCGAAACCATCAATCTGGTAGTGGATCTGGCTGAAAAGGCCCGCCGGGAAGGCCTGCTTTATTTGGATAGCCAATTACATACCATTGAAGATCCTTTTTTGCGTAAAGCCATGCAGCTTGTTGTGGACGGCACTGACCCCGAAATGGTGCGCAGCATTCTGGAAACCGAGGTCTATGCCGCCTATGAACGGCATCACGTAGGAGTCGGCATCTTTGAAGCTGCCGGCGGCTATGCCCCCACCATGGGGATTATCGGCACAGTGATGGGTCTGGTGCACGTTTTGGGCAACTTGACGGACCCGGACAGCTTGGCCCCAGCCATTGCCATGGCTTTC is drawn from Desulforamulus ruminis DSM 2154 and contains these coding sequences:
- a CDS encoding 2-phosphosulfolactate phosphatase, with the protein product MSRVPLTRKGFDAMRVSVIHTADDIVREHIVNKSVVMFDILRASSTISTALANGCQEVIPVVEVDEALAIASRLPEDTCILGGERSAVKLPGFHLGNSPLEYTPEVVAHKTVILTTTNGTKAIRRAAGEDGVVLIGSLLNYSAVAHKLFAAEQDILLACAGTRGKFSLEDTFAAGLVVAELVQLWYSRHNAAPEESCSPQADPVPIYAEEVPVLPENGLLLEDAAVAALRLAEAYRHKPLRALYDALHGQKLAQMGLSIDLNFCAQLNLYDVVPVYREGKITCL
- a CDS encoding flagellar motor protein, producing the protein MEIMTPFGIIFAVICLVGGFLLEGGHVSALLAPAAFIIVVGGTIGATVVSFSTSEVLSIPGLIKTAVTKKLPDFSETINLVVDLAEKARREGLLYLDSQLHTIEDPFLRKAMQLVVDGTDPEMVRSILETEVYAAYERHHVGVGIFEAAGGYAPTMGIIGTVMGLVHVLGNLTDPDSLAPAIAMAFIATLYGVGSANVFWLPVAGKLKNLSKKELILREMMIEGILALQAGYNPIIIRERLNAFIRPGQVKNQSDEGEE